A genomic segment from Kineococcus rhizosphaerae encodes:
- a CDS encoding biliverdin-producing heme oxygenase gives MSDVPVRRRDPEGTLARLRAATTQAHHDLDSSLGVLDRPWDLTRHRRWLELTWGLFAPLERALAGWAAQDPGALDVRARARADLALADLRALGVPAAELDALTECPGTPAVPDRATALGVCYVLDGSTLGGRLIAEAVVAAGVPATATTSLTGREGAGRRWRDTTAAVEAAGPDAVPALVAAALATFSAYRTWLAPLELQAAGPARD, from the coding sequence TTGTCCGACGTGCCCGTGCGACGCCGTGACCCCGAGGGCACCCTGGCCCGGTTGCGGGCCGCGACCACGCAGGCCCACCACGACCTCGACTCCTCCCTCGGCGTCCTGGACCGCCCGTGGGACCTCACCCGGCACCGCCGGTGGCTCGAGCTCACGTGGGGGCTGTTCGCGCCCCTGGAACGAGCCCTCGCCGGCTGGGCCGCGCAGGACCCCGGCGCTCTCGACGTCCGGGCCCGGGCCCGCGCCGACCTCGCGCTCGCCGACCTGCGGGCCCTGGGGGTCCCCGCGGCCGAGCTCGACGCCCTGACCGAGTGCCCCGGCACCCCGGCCGTCCCCGACCGGGCCACGGCCCTGGGCGTCTGCTACGTCCTCGACGGCTCGACGCTCGGCGGCCGGCTCATCGCCGAGGCCGTCGTCGCGGCCGGGGTCCCGGCCACGGCCACGACGTCCCTGACCGGGCGCGAGGGCGCGGGACGGCGCTGGCGGGACACGACGGCCGCCGTCGAGGCCGCCGGTCCCGACGCCGTGCCGGCCCTGGTCGCCGCCGCGCTCGCCACGTTCTCCGCCTACCGGACCTGGCTGGCCCCCCTGGAGCTGCAGGCGGCGGGGCCGGCCCGTGACTGA
- a CDS encoding dihydrofolate reductase family protein — protein MRMLIVTAFTSLDGVVEGPGGEPGYRNSGWTFRDVAFDPAAYEIKGREQEETTALLLGRTSYEAFAPVWPTMDDFAGYNAMPRYVVSTTLAAQDDRWPATILRSLDEVAALKETDGGPIAVHGSATLARSLADAGLVDRYHLLVFPLLLGAGKRLWSETDKDTQKLSVRESQTYANGIVKLVYDVVH, from the coding sequence GTGCGCATGCTGATCGTCACCGCGTTCACCTCCCTCGACGGCGTGGTGGAGGGCCCCGGCGGGGAGCCGGGCTACCGCAACTCCGGCTGGACGTTCCGGGACGTGGCGTTCGACCCCGCGGCCTACGAGATCAAGGGCCGGGAGCAGGAGGAGACGACGGCCCTGCTGCTGGGGCGCACCAGCTACGAGGCCTTCGCCCCCGTCTGGCCGACCATGGACGACTTCGCCGGGTACAACGCGATGCCCCGGTACGTGGTCTCCACGACGCTGGCGGCCCAGGACGACCGGTGGCCGGCGACGATCCTGCGCTCCCTCGACGAGGTCGCGGCGCTGAAGGAGACCGACGGCGGCCCGATCGCGGTGCACGGCAGCGCGACCCTGGCCCGGTCGCTGGCCGACGCCGGTCTCGTGGACCGCTACCACCTGCTCGTCTTCCCCCTGCTCCTCGGTGCCGGGAAGCGGCTGTGGAGCGAGACCGACAAGGACACCCAGAAGCTGTCGGTGCGGGAGTCGCAGACCTACGCCAACGGGATCGTCAAGCTCGTCTACGACGTCGTGCACTGA
- a CDS encoding SpoIIE family protein phosphatase, with protein MTEVSPYVPAYGEVDLTNCDREPIHVPGAIQPHGFLLAVDRSTRTVVVASETTAAFLGRPAGELLGRPLGEVLGDQLALDVFDVEASEVLSEPLRARLDLLSGAATDVDVVLHLSGDRLVVEVEPVGSSTGVSAVSYRSARAAVSRLSETSTMDELCRRLAHEVRRLTGFDRVMVYRFDAQWNGEVVAEDRREDLNAFLGLHYPASDIPAQARRLYTVNWTRLIADVSYVPSRLHPVLDPVTGAPLDLSFSVLRSVSPIHVEYLRNMGVTASMSISLVQDGQLWGLVACHHYSGPHRPSYDARSAAEFLGQTASQLIAGRQRSDDREDALRSQELLAALVADVSSSGRDPLSSLVADERLLDLVGAGGAALFDGDRVLTVGRVPHRAALQRVATMLARSDGAPTFTDHLASLLPSLSEVEHEAAGALRVGLGADRWLLWVRPEQEEVVDWGGDPHNKELAAAEGPDVRLSPRKSFEKWRETVRGRSLPWERWTADTAERLRNQLTSIVLGRARDQIAIAESLQRAVVLDEAPEFDRLQVLARYRPAEGSQLGGDWWDALDLPDGRVAVVVGDVAGHGVHAAAAMAQLRTALRAYLLEGHSPGHCLDRLDNLVGTLFSDHMATAVIVVLDPDRGTARFASAGHPPPLLVAGGTCEVLRVPPRPLLGVGTGRATDVDVEVPPGGAVLLYSDGLVERRGVALDETIERLRAAAADGPAGDDLASYVDRLMTVVPGAEGDDTTLVLLRRTS; from the coding sequence GTGACTGAGGTCAGCCCCTACGTCCCGGCCTACGGCGAGGTCGACCTCACCAACTGCGACCGCGAACCCATCCACGTGCCGGGCGCGATCCAGCCGCACGGGTTCCTGCTCGCCGTCGACCGGAGCACCCGCACGGTGGTCGTCGCCTCCGAGACGACCGCCGCGTTCCTGGGCCGGCCCGCCGGCGAACTCCTCGGCCGGCCGCTGGGTGAGGTCCTGGGCGACCAGCTCGCCCTCGACGTGTTCGACGTCGAGGCCTCCGAGGTGCTGTCCGAACCCCTGCGGGCCCGGTTGGACCTGCTCTCGGGGGCGGCCACCGACGTCGACGTCGTGCTGCACCTGTCCGGGGACCGGCTCGTCGTCGAGGTCGAACCCGTCGGTTCCTCCACGGGCGTCTCCGCGGTGTCCTACCGGTCGGCGCGCGCCGCGGTGTCCCGGCTGTCCGAGACGTCGACGATGGACGAGCTGTGCCGCCGGCTGGCGCACGAGGTCCGCCGCCTCACGGGCTTCGACCGCGTCATGGTGTACCGGTTCGACGCCCAGTGGAACGGGGAGGTCGTCGCCGAGGACCGCCGCGAGGACCTCAACGCCTTCCTCGGCCTGCACTACCCGGCCAGCGACATCCCCGCCCAGGCCCGGCGCCTGTACACCGTGAACTGGACGCGGCTCATCGCCGACGTCTCCTACGTCCCGTCCCGGTTGCACCCCGTCCTGGACCCGGTGACGGGCGCCCCGCTGGACCTGTCCTTCTCGGTCCTGCGCAGCGTGTCCCCGATCCACGTGGAGTACCTGCGGAACATGGGCGTCACGGCGTCCATGTCGATCTCCCTGGTGCAGGACGGGCAGCTGTGGGGGCTCGTCGCCTGCCACCACTACTCCGGCCCGCACCGGCCGTCCTACGACGCCCGCTCGGCCGCGGAGTTCCTCGGCCAGACCGCCTCCCAGCTCATCGCGGGCCGGCAGCGTTCCGACGACCGCGAGGACGCCCTGCGCTCCCAGGAGCTGCTCGCCGCGCTCGTGGCGGACGTGTCCAGCTCCGGGCGCGACCCCCTCAGCAGCCTCGTGGCCGACGAGCGGCTCCTGGACCTGGTCGGCGCCGGCGGGGCCGCGCTGTTCGACGGCGACCGCGTCCTGACCGTCGGGCGGGTCCCGCACCGCGCTGCGCTGCAACGCGTCGCGACCATGCTCGCGCGCTCGGACGGGGCGCCGACGTTCACCGACCACCTGGCCTCGCTCCTGCCCAGCCTGTCCGAGGTCGAACACGAGGCCGCCGGGGCCCTGCGGGTGGGGCTGGGTGCGGACCGGTGGCTGCTGTGGGTGCGCCCGGAGCAGGAGGAGGTCGTCGACTGGGGCGGTGACCCGCACAACAAGGAGCTCGCCGCCGCCGAGGGCCCCGACGTCCGGCTCAGCCCCCGCAAGAGCTTCGAGAAGTGGCGCGAGACCGTCCGGGGCCGCAGCCTGCCGTGGGAGCGCTGGACCGCCGACACCGCCGAACGGCTGCGCAACCAGCTCACCTCCATCGTCCTGGGCCGCGCCCGCGACCAGATCGCCATCGCCGAGTCCCTGCAGCGCGCCGTCGTCCTCGACGAGGCGCCTGAGTTCGACCGGCTGCAGGTCCTGGCCCGCTACCGCCCCGCCGAGGGGTCCCAGCTCGGCGGGGACTGGTGGGACGCCCTCGACCTGCCCGACGGCCGCGTCGCGGTCGTCGTGGGCGACGTCGCCGGGCACGGGGTCCACGCGGCCGCCGCGATGGCTCAGCTGCGGACGGCGCTGCGGGCCTACCTGCTCGAGGGGCACAGCCCGGGCCACTGCCTCGACCGGCTCGACAACCTCGTCGGCACGCTGTTCAGCGACCACATGGCCACGGCCGTCATCGTCGTGCTCGACCCCGACCGGGGGACGGCGCGGTTCGCCAGCGCGGGGCACCCGCCGCCGCTGCTCGTCGCCGGCGGCACCTGCGAGGTCCTGCGCGTCCCCCCGCGGCCCCTGCTCGGGGTCGGCACCGGACGGGCCACGGACGTCGACGTCGAGGTCCCGCCGGGCGGTGCCGTGCTGCTGTACAGCGACGGGCTCGTCGAACGCCGCGGCGTGGCGCTCGACGAGACGATCGAGCGGCTGCGCGCCGCCGCCGCGGACGGCCCCGCCGGGGACGACCTGGCGTCCTACGTGGACCGCCTCATGACCGTCGTCCCCGGTGCCGAGGGCGACGACACGACGCTCGTCCTGCTGCGGCGCACCTCGTGA
- a CDS encoding ANTAR domain-containing protein: MHDGSRRLDGAREGQHEDGEALLAEVTQLRTALTRRPVIDMAKGAIMALTRCDEDTAFRQLSEVSQTHNVKLFDLASALLGDLQRPDPGTSEVDRLVQQNWTRR; the protein is encoded by the coding sequence ATGCACGACGGTTCGCGCCGACTGGACGGCGCGCGCGAGGGCCAGCACGAGGACGGCGAGGCGCTGCTGGCCGAGGTGACCCAGCTGCGGACGGCGCTGACCCGCCGCCCGGTGATCGACATGGCCAAGGGCGCGATCATGGCGCTCACCCGCTGCGACGAGGACACCGCCTTCCGGCAGCTGTCGGAGGTGTCGCAGACGCACAACGTGAAGCTGTTCGACCTCGCCTCGGCGCTGCTGGGCGACCTGCAGCGTCCCGACCCCGGCACGTCCGAGGTCGACCGGCTGGTCCAGCAGAACTGGACCCGGCGGTGA
- a CDS encoding GAF and ANTAR domain-containing protein, with amino-acid sequence MEAEARADVRADEVAAAVADVAAVLAERGEPLDLAHRLVHHTAHLLSASAVGLLVEDSSGRLELLAASSSEALVVELFQLQDDEGPCLDCYRTGAPTAETTAADMAQRWPRFAAKAREQGIVAVHTVPVQVQGRTIGALNLFRDHEGPFSTVETDVAHAMASFGGIGIGQLIASAEGERLRDQLQEALDSRVVLEQAKGVLAERHRIGPEEAFGQLRMQARGQRRRLRDVAADVVADLDRVRAGQA; translated from the coding sequence GTGGAGGCGGAGGCGCGGGCCGACGTGCGGGCGGACGAGGTCGCGGCGGCGGTCGCCGACGTCGCCGCGGTGCTGGCCGAGCGGGGTGAGCCCCTGGACCTGGCCCACCGGCTGGTGCACCACACGGCGCACCTGCTCTCGGCCAGCGCGGTCGGGTTGCTCGTCGAGGACTCCTCGGGGCGGCTCGAGCTCCTCGCGGCCAGCTCCAGCGAAGCGCTCGTGGTGGAGCTCTTCCAGCTGCAGGACGACGAGGGCCCGTGCCTGGACTGCTACCGCACCGGGGCGCCCACGGCGGAGACGACGGCCGCCGACATGGCCCAGCGGTGGCCGCGGTTCGCGGCCAAGGCCCGCGAGCAGGGGATCGTCGCGGTGCACACCGTCCCGGTGCAGGTCCAGGGGCGCACGATCGGCGCCCTGAACCTCTTCCGCGACCACGAGGGGCCGTTCTCGACGGTGGAGACGGACGTCGCCCACGCCATGGCCTCGTTCGGGGGCATCGGGATCGGGCAGCTGATCGCCTCCGCCGAGGGTGAGCGGTTGCGCGACCAGCTCCAGGAGGCCCTGGACAGCCGCGTCGTGCTGGAGCAGGCGAAGGGCGTCCTGGCGGAGCGGCACCGGATCGGGCCCGAGGAGGCGTTCGGGCAGTTGAGGATGCAGGCGCGCGGTCAGCGGCGCCGGCTGCGGGACGTGGCGGCGGACGTCGTGGCCGACCTCGACCGCGTCCGCGCGGGGCAGGCGTAG
- a CDS encoding LacI family DNA-binding transcriptional regulator encodes MLDSPRAHHKTTLATIAASAGVSIATVSKVVNGREDVSPETRALVEELLVAHDYSPPSARRPNTVSATVEFLIDGDFSSYATTVVDGVVDAAREAGAAVVVGLLREQRAGRYPGPPRSWARSLAQAGRTGVIVVTGELTGAHVDALAAVNLPLVVIDPLNLPRREVASVGSTNFTGGMSATNHLLAQGHRNIAWVGGPPGSQCNQARLHGYRAAMESAGLAPDPLHILNEDFRYDAGRRLGHRLLAGPDRPTAVVGGCDSIALGIMEAARTLGLRVPDDLSVTGFDDTELAPMAAPPLTTVRQPLRDMGRVALRTVLRMASGEQLDSHHVELATELVVRGSTAPLR; translated from the coding sequence GTGCTGGACAGTCCACGCGCGCACCACAAGACGACCCTGGCGACCATCGCCGCGAGCGCCGGGGTCTCGATCGCGACCGTCTCCAAGGTCGTCAACGGCCGCGAGGACGTGTCGCCCGAGACCCGCGCCCTCGTCGAGGAGCTGCTCGTCGCCCATGACTACTCACCGCCCTCGGCCCGCCGGCCCAACACGGTCTCCGCGACGGTCGAGTTCCTCATCGACGGTGACTTCTCCTCCTACGCCACGACCGTCGTCGACGGGGTCGTCGACGCCGCGCGCGAGGCCGGGGCGGCCGTCGTCGTGGGCCTGCTGCGCGAGCAGCGCGCGGGCCGCTACCCCGGGCCGCCGCGGTCCTGGGCCCGTTCGCTGGCCCAGGCCGGGCGCACGGGCGTCATCGTCGTGACGGGTGAGCTGACGGGCGCGCACGTGGACGCGCTCGCGGCCGTGAACCTGCCGCTGGTGGTCATCGACCCGCTCAACCTGCCCCGCCGCGAGGTGGCGAGCGTCGGGTCCACGAACTTCACCGGCGGCATGAGCGCCACCAACCACCTGCTGGCGCAGGGCCACCGCAACATCGCCTGGGTGGGCGGACCGCCCGGGTCGCAGTGCAACCAGGCCCGGCTGCACGGCTACCGGGCCGCCATGGAGTCGGCGGGGCTGGCCCCGGACCCGCTCCACATCCTCAACGAGGACTTCCGCTACGACGCCGGACGGCGCCTGGGGCACCGGCTGCTCGCGGGCCCCGACCGCCCGACGGCCGTCGTGGGCGGCTGCGACTCGATCGCCCTGGGCATCATGGAGGCCGCCCGGACCCTGGGTCTGCGGGTGCCCGACGACCTGTCGGTGACGGGCTTCGACGACACCGAGCTGGCGCCGATGGCCGCTCCCCCGCTGACGACGGTGCGCCAGCCGCTGCGCGACATGGGCCGGGTGGCGCTGCGGACCGTGCTGCGGATGGCGAGCGGTGAGCAACTGGACTCCCACCACGTCGAGCTCGCCACCGAACTCGTCGTGCGGGGTTCCACGGCACCCCTGCGCTAG
- a CDS encoding DUF4037 domain-containing protein, giving the protein MTGRVTGLVTGLVTPRVNGADLARRFHHEVVEPLVRGEFGDVPLVAGRFGGGSDVLGHDDDVSADHDWGLRTTLLVPAGPPVARFLQDALPAEFAGHPVRFPTTWDGSARHRVEVATVEDFVRARLGVGPQDPWSVADWLSFTGQAVLELRAGPVFADDEGRWEELRRRLTWYPDDVWRYLVASAWKQLEQELPFVGRTGSRGDDLGSRVIAARLGEVAVRLGLLLDRTWAPYAKWLGTAAAAAPGGRVLPALSRALRAQDWREREDALCAALEDLLAHQRDVLGGPARATGPFHDRPFRGVVEHLAEDVLAPVTDPAVRALPLGAGSVEGFVRAVDVLVRPDLRRALAAGLTDGTAR; this is encoded by the coding sequence GTGACGGGCCGCGTCACGGGCCTGGTCACGGGCCTGGTCACCCCCCGGGTGAACGGCGCCGACCTGGCCCGCCGCTTCCACCACGAGGTCGTCGAACCCCTCGTGCGGGGCGAGTTCGGCGACGTGCCCCTCGTGGCCGGCCGCTTCGGCGGCGGGTCCGACGTCCTGGGCCACGACGACGACGTCTCCGCCGACCACGACTGGGGACTGCGCACGACCCTGCTGGTCCCCGCCGGGCCGCCCGTCGCGCGGTTCCTCCAGGACGCGCTGCCCGCGGAGTTCGCCGGGCACCCCGTCCGGTTCCCCACCACCTGGGACGGCTCGGCCCGTCACCGCGTCGAGGTGGCGACCGTCGAGGACTTCGTCCGCGCCCGCCTCGGCGTCGGGCCGCAGGACCCCTGGTCGGTGGCCGACTGGCTGTCGTTCACGGGGCAGGCGGTGCTGGAACTGCGCGCCGGCCCCGTGTTCGCCGACGACGAGGGCCGGTGGGAGGAGCTGCGGCGCAGGCTGACCTGGTACCCCGACGACGTCTGGCGCTACCTGGTGGCCAGCGCCTGGAAGCAGCTCGAGCAGGAACTGCCCTTCGTCGGGCGCACCGGCTCGCGCGGGGACGACCTGGGGTCCCGCGTGATCGCCGCCCGTCTGGGCGAGGTGGCGGTGCGCCTGGGGCTGCTGCTCGACCGGACCTGGGCCCCGTACGCCAAGTGGCTCGGGACGGCGGCTGCGGCCGCTCCCGGCGGGCGGGTGCTGCCGGCGTTGTCCCGGGCGCTGCGGGCGCAGGACTGGCGCGAGCGCGAGGACGCGCTGTGCGCGGCCCTGGAGGACCTGCTGGCCCACCAGCGCGACGTCCTCGGCGGACCTGCGCGGGCGACGGGCCCCTTCCACGACCGGCCGTTCCGCGGCGTCGTCGAGCACCTCGCCGAGGACGTGCTCGCCCCCGTCACCGACCCCGCCGTCCGGGCGCTGCCGCTGGGGGCGGGATCCGTCGAGGGGTTCGTGCGTGCCGTCGACGTGCTCGTCCGTCCGGACCTGCGCCGGGCGCTCGCCGCCGGGCTCACGGACGGGACCGCCCGGTGA